Proteins co-encoded in one Streptomyces roseochromogenus subsp. oscitans DS 12.976 genomic window:
- a CDS encoding RrF2 family transcriptional regulator encodes MRISARADYAVRAALELAAAGSEASLKAEAIAAAQGIPHKFLEGILGDLRRGGLVVSQRGGKGGYRLARAAESIAIADVIRVADGPLVSVRGVRPPELSYCGPAESLLPLWIAVRANVRKILGEVTLAHVAAAKLPDEVVSLAEDPEAWTNP; translated from the coding sequence ATGCGGATCTCGGCGCGGGCGGACTATGCGGTGCGGGCGGCACTGGAGCTGGCCGCAGCAGGGAGCGAGGCCTCGCTCAAGGCCGAGGCGATCGCCGCGGCGCAGGGCATCCCGCACAAATTCCTGGAGGGCATCCTCGGCGACCTGCGCCGGGGCGGTCTTGTGGTCAGCCAGCGGGGCGGCAAGGGCGGCTACCGGCTCGCCCGCGCGGCGGAGTCGATCGCCATCGCCGACGTCATCCGCGTGGCGGACGGCCCCCTGGTCTCGGTGCGGGGAGTGCGCCCACCCGAGCTCTCCTACTGCGGTCCGGCGGAGTCGCTGCTGCCGCTGTGGATCGCCGTACGCGCCAACGTCCGCAAGATCCTCGGCGAGGTCACCCTCGCCCACGTGGCCGCGGCCAAGTTGCCCGACGAGGTCGTGAGCCTCGCGGAGGACCCCGAGGCCTGGACGAATCCCTGA